The proteins below are encoded in one region of Saccopteryx leptura isolate mSacLep1 chromosome 1, mSacLep1_pri_phased_curated, whole genome shotgun sequence:
- the FKBP8 gene encoding peptidyl-prolyl cis-trans isomerase FKBP8 isoform X1, giving the protein MASCAEPSAVVPEPATPTSAGVPPLEDFEVLDGVDDAEGEEEEEEDLSEVRPLEDMGQPPLEETEQPGALAREFLAAMEPEPEPAPAPDEWLDILGNGLLRKKTLIPGPPGSNRPVKGQVVTVQLQMSLENGTRVQEEPELVFTLGDCDVIQALDLSVPLMDVGETAMVTADSKYCYGPQGSRSPYIPPHAALCLEVTLKTAVDGPDLEMLTGQERVALANRKRECGNAHYQRADFVLAANSYDLAIKAITSSAKVDMTFEEEEELLQLKVKCLNNLAASQLKLDHYRAALRSCSLVLEHQPDNIKALFRKGKVLAQQGEYSEAIPILRAALKLEPSNKTIHAELSKLVKKHAAQRSTETALYRKMLGNPSRLPAKCPGKGAWSIPWKWLFGATAVALGGVALSVVIAARN; this is encoded by the exons ATGGCATCCTGTGCTGAGCCCTCTGCCGTGGTCCCTGAGCCCGCCACCCCAACGTCTGCTGGGGTCCCACCACTTGAGGACTTCGAAGTGCTGGATGGGGTGGATGATgcagagggtgaggaggaagaggaggaggacctGAGTGAAGTGCGACCACTAGAGGACATGGGACAGCCCCCACTGGAGGAGACCGAACAGCCTGGGGCCCTGGCCCGAGAGTTCCTGGCTGCCATGGAGCCTGAGCCCGAGCCTGCCCCAGCCCCGGACGAGTGGCTGGACATCCTGG GGAATGGGTTGTTGAGGAAGAAGACGTTGATCCCAGGCCCACCTGGCTCTAACCGCCCTGTTAAGGGCCAGGTAGTCACGGTACAACTGCAGATGTCACTGGAGAATGGCACACGGGTGCAGGAGGAACCAGAGCTTGTGTTCACCCTGGGTGACTGTGACGTCATCCAG GCCCTGGATCTCAGTGTCCCACTCATGGACGTGGGAGAGACGGCTATGGTCACTGCTGATTCCAAGTACTGCTATGGCCCCCAGGGCAG cagGAGCCCATATATCCCCCCACATGCGGCCTTGTGCCTGGAGGTGACCTTGAAGACAGCTGTGGATGGGCCTGACCTGGAGATGCTCACAGGGCAGGAACGTGTGGCCCTGGCCAACCGGAAGCGGGAGTGTGGCAATGCTCACTACCAGCGAGCTGACTTTGTGCTGGCCGCTAACTCCTATGACCTTGCCATCAAGGCCATCACCTCCAGCGCCAAAg tGGACATGAcatttgaggaggaggaggagctcttGCAACTGAAGGTGAAGTGTCTGAACAACCTGGCAGCCTCACAGCTGAAGCTAGACCACTACCGGGCCGCGCTGCGCTCCTGTAGCCTCGTGCTTGAGCACCAGCCTGACAACATCAAGGCGCTCTTCCGCAAGGGCAAG GTGCTGGCCCAGCAAGGGGAATACAGTGAGGCCATCCCCATCTTGAGGGCGGCCCTGAAGCTGGAACCTTCTAATAAG ACAATTCATGCAGAGCTCTCGAAGCTAGTGAAAAAGCATGCGGCCCAGCGGAGCACGGAGACTGCCCTGTACCGGAAAATGCTGGGGAACCCCAGCCGGCTGCCTGCCAAGTGTCCTGGCAAGGGGGCCTGG TCCATCCCATGGAAGTGGCTGTTTGGTGCAACTGCTGTTGCCCTGGGGGGTGTGGCACTCTCTGTAGTCATCGCTGCCAGGAACTGA
- the FKBP8 gene encoding peptidyl-prolyl cis-trans isomerase FKBP8 isoform X2 — translation MASCAEPSAVVPEPATPTSAGVPPLEDFEVLDGVDDAEGEEEEEEDLSEVRPLEDMGQPPLEETEQPGALAREFLAAMEPEPEPAPAPDEWLDILGNGLLRKKTLIPGPPGSNRPVKGQVVTVQLQMSLENGTRVQEEPELVFTLGDCDVIQALDLSVPLMDVGETAMVTADSKYCYGPQGRSPYIPPHAALCLEVTLKTAVDGPDLEMLTGQERVALANRKRECGNAHYQRADFVLAANSYDLAIKAITSSAKVDMTFEEEEELLQLKVKCLNNLAASQLKLDHYRAALRSCSLVLEHQPDNIKALFRKGKVLAQQGEYSEAIPILRAALKLEPSNKTIHAELSKLVKKHAAQRSTETALYRKMLGNPSRLPAKCPGKGAWSIPWKWLFGATAVALGGVALSVVIAARN, via the exons ATGGCATCCTGTGCTGAGCCCTCTGCCGTGGTCCCTGAGCCCGCCACCCCAACGTCTGCTGGGGTCCCACCACTTGAGGACTTCGAAGTGCTGGATGGGGTGGATGATgcagagggtgaggaggaagaggaggaggacctGAGTGAAGTGCGACCACTAGAGGACATGGGACAGCCCCCACTGGAGGAGACCGAACAGCCTGGGGCCCTGGCCCGAGAGTTCCTGGCTGCCATGGAGCCTGAGCCCGAGCCTGCCCCAGCCCCGGACGAGTGGCTGGACATCCTGG GGAATGGGTTGTTGAGGAAGAAGACGTTGATCCCAGGCCCACCTGGCTCTAACCGCCCTGTTAAGGGCCAGGTAGTCACGGTACAACTGCAGATGTCACTGGAGAATGGCACACGGGTGCAGGAGGAACCAGAGCTTGTGTTCACCCTGGGTGACTGTGACGTCATCCAG GCCCTGGATCTCAGTGTCCCACTCATGGACGTGGGAGAGACGGCTATGGTCACTGCTGATTCCAAGTACTGCTATGGCCCCCAGGGCAG GAGCCCATATATCCCCCCACATGCGGCCTTGTGCCTGGAGGTGACCTTGAAGACAGCTGTGGATGGGCCTGACCTGGAGATGCTCACAGGGCAGGAACGTGTGGCCCTGGCCAACCGGAAGCGGGAGTGTGGCAATGCTCACTACCAGCGAGCTGACTTTGTGCTGGCCGCTAACTCCTATGACCTTGCCATCAAGGCCATCACCTCCAGCGCCAAAg tGGACATGAcatttgaggaggaggaggagctcttGCAACTGAAGGTGAAGTGTCTGAACAACCTGGCAGCCTCACAGCTGAAGCTAGACCACTACCGGGCCGCGCTGCGCTCCTGTAGCCTCGTGCTTGAGCACCAGCCTGACAACATCAAGGCGCTCTTCCGCAAGGGCAAG GTGCTGGCCCAGCAAGGGGAATACAGTGAGGCCATCCCCATCTTGAGGGCGGCCCTGAAGCTGGAACCTTCTAATAAG ACAATTCATGCAGAGCTCTCGAAGCTAGTGAAAAAGCATGCGGCCCAGCGGAGCACGGAGACTGCCCTGTACCGGAAAATGCTGGGGAACCCCAGCCGGCTGCCTGCCAAGTGTCCTGGCAAGGGGGCCTGG TCCATCCCATGGAAGTGGCTGTTTGGTGCAACTGCTGTTGCCCTGGGGGGTGTGGCACTCTCTGTAGTCATCGCTGCCAGGAACTGA
- the KXD1 gene encoding kxDL motif-containing protein 1 produces the protein MDPPDSASRVFCSRILSMVNVDDINAIILAQKNMLDRFEKTNEMLVNFNNLSSARLQQMSERFVHHTRTLVEMKRDLDSIFRRIRTLKGKLARQHPEAFSHFPEASFLEDDDEDPILPSTTTTIATSEQSTGSCDTSPDTISPSFSPGFEDPSHIQPDSPAINGHSQMDDKEMLGE, from the exons atggaCCCCCCGGACTCGGCCTCGAGGGTCTTCTGCAGCCGCATCCTGAGCATGGTTAATGTGGATGACATCAATGCCATCATCTTGGCCCAAAAGAACAT GCTGGACCGCTTTGAGAAGACCAACGAGATGTTGGTGAATTTCAACAACCTATCAAGTGCCCGCTTGCAGCAGATGAGTGAGCGCTTTGTGCACCACACAAGGACCCTGGTGGAGATGAAGCGGGACCTGGACAGCATCTTCCGCAGGATTAG gaCGCTGAAAGGGAAGCTGGCCAGGCAGCACCCAGAGGCTTTCAGTC ATTTTCCAGAGGCATCCTTCCTGGAGGATGATGATGAAGACCCCATTCTGCCCAGCACCACGACCACCATCGCCACCTCAGAACAGAGCACAGGCTCCTGTGACACCAGCCCAGACACCATCTCACCCTCCTTCAGTCCTGGCTTCGAGGACCCATCCCACATCCAGCCCGACTCTCCTGCCATCAATGGCCATAGCCAGATGGACGACAAGGAGATGCTGGGCGAGTAA